The window TGTTTTGAATCAGGAATTGGAAGCAGGTGAACATCAGATAAAATTTGATGCAACAAATCTCCCGGGAGGGGTATATTTCTGTGAACTCCGTTCCGGCGGGAACCATCAGATAGTGAAGATGTTGCTTTTGAAGTGAGGGAGAACCTGAAAACCTGGGTTGTACTGTTTCTTGATAAAAACGAGGTTAAGGTACTTAGTGTACCTTAACCTCGGAAAAGTTTCAGATACCTGATTTTACAGGATGGAAAAGACCAGTCCCAGTTGGAATGCCTGCCTTACCTGGGTTCTTTTTATCTGATCTTCATCGTAAACAATCACCACACTCAAATTTGTAGCCAGCCACTTGTTTACCTGTGCCGTCAGCAGACTCTCCCACCTGACATCCCAAATATCAAGCTTCCTGAATGGTGAGAAAAGGGAGAGTTTCGAGACATAGAGCACATTCTCTGCAACGGGTATTCTCAGGTCAGTAACACTGTTTAAGCCGAGATCAAATTTAAATTTTTCGATTTCGGGAGTCACCGGATCATCAGCCTCCAGGAAATACTGATTGGAGACAATTTCCCTGGCGGCAAGATCGAAACGGGTCTGGACATATTCAGACTTGTCATATAAAAGTCCGATACCCTGAGTAATGTAGGCAGGGTCGAAAAAGTCGGATATCTTTGGTGCGGGATCGAGTTTGTAGTTATATCCGGTTGTAATTTGTGTCAGGAATGTGTTTGAAGCAGCAAATTTAAAGATCCATCCGATATCTCTGGCAAGAACATTTTCCATGAAAATTTCATTTTCGTTCTGTTTATTCGGCTGGCTTCCTGCCTGGGTTCGACCGTATATAACCCGCAATTGATTCTTAAAAACCCAGTGTTCTGCTTTATAGGTCAAGCCAAAATTAGCGAAAGTGTTCCATGAGATGGCATTCTCGCCACCCTTTGCCCAGTCCGAGAAACTCACCTGTGAGAAATTCAGCCCGGCTGTAAGAGAGGGATTCCATTTGTACAACATCGAGTCCGGTTTCTCCTGAGACCTGACTGATACAACGAGAATCAGAATGAGAATAGTTGTATAAAACCGCATAATTTAACTCCATGAGGATGATGTTTAAAATTTAGTAATTTCCAAAAATAAGAAATTTAACTTTCTATCTTGTTCATATGTGGTCGAAGAATAGTTATATTTGATTCCAATCTTTCTGAAATCCTTAAAATCACAAAACAACTCCACACAAAATGCTCGGAAAACTAATTCTTGAAGACGGCAGCGAATATACGGGTACCGTATTTGGCGCAGCCCGTTCATCTGCCGGTGAGACGGTATTCAGTACTGCCGTAACAGGCTACACTGAAAGTCTCTCGGATCCGTCCTATTCGGGACAGATTCTTACTCTCACTTTTCCTCTTATCGGGAACTATGGTATTCCGGGAAAGGCGAGACTCGACAATATTGCAAAGTTCTTCGAATCGGATAAAGTGCAGGCTGCGGGCCTTATCGTCAACAACTACTCTCCTGAATACAGTCACTGGAACGCAGAGAGAAGCCTTTCCGACTGGTTGGAAGAGTATGGAGTCCCCGGACTGACGAACATCGACACCCGTGCGCTGACAAAAAAGATCAGGGAAAAGGGTTCACTTCTCGGCAAGATAGTAATCGATGAAGAGATTCCTTTTTTTGATCCCGACAAGCATGATCTTCTCGAAAAAGTCTCGGTAGAAACAGTTGATGAAACCGGCAACGGTAAATACAAAATAATGCTTGTTGACTGCGGCAGCAAAACAAACATAATCAGATGTCTCTTATCACGCGATGCCACCGTAATCAGAGTGCCATGGAATCATGATTTTGCTTCGGAAGAATATGACGGACTTTTTATTTCGAATGGACCCGGAAACCCAAAAAGAGCCGGAGTTGTAATTGAAAACCTGAAAAAAGCATTCCAAAAAGAGAAACCGGTAATGGGAATTTGTCTCGGACACCAGTTAATGTCACTTGCGACGGGTGCCGATACCTATAAAATGAAGTACGGACACAGAAGTCATAATCAGCCGGTTCTGTTGTACAACACAGATAAAGCTTTCATAACCTCTCAAAATCACGGATATGTGGTTGACAACCCGACAATTCCCGATGAATGGGAACATTACTTTGTGAACCTGAACGATGGTACAAATGAGGGGCTGCGACACAGATCACTTCCTTTCATGTCGGTTCAATTCCATCCCGAAGCATCGAGCGGACCCACAGATACGGAATTTCTTTTTGATGAGTTTATGAAGTTGGTCAGGAGGGGTAAAAACTAATGGAACGAGGAAAAATGCAAATCGAGAAAGTTCTCATAATCGGATCCGGTGCGCTGAAGATTGGGGAGGCGGGTGAGTTCGATTACAGCGGCTCTCAGGCATTGAAGGCACTGAAGGAAGAGGGGATAAAAACCGTACTTCTGAACCCGAACATTGCGACAGTTCAGACTTCGGAAGACCTTGCGGATAAAATCTACTTTCTTCCGGTGACCCCCTGGTTTGTGGAAGAGGTAATCAAAAAAGAGAAACCGCAGGGGATTCTTCTGTCATTCGGTGGTCAGACTGCTTTGAACTGCGGAGTCGAATTGTACCGGAATGGAATCCTTGAAAAATACGGGGTTCAGGTTCTCGGCACTCCCGTTGCATCGATAATAGAGACGGAAGACAGGGAATTGTTTGCGAATAAACTTGCTTCAATTGATATAAAAACACCGAAAAGTTTTGCCGTAACCACTGTGGATGATGCGATAAAAGCTGCGGAAACCATTGGGTTCCCTTTGATTATCCGAGCTGCCTATACGCTTGGCGGACAGGGGAGCGGTTTCTGCGACGACATAGCCTCACTTCGGGAAATGGCTGACAAAGCATTTTCGTACTCCGATCAAATACTTGTTGAAGAGTCGTTAAAAGGGTGGAAGGAAGTGGAATATGAGGTGGTGCGGGATCGGTATGACAACTGCATAACAGTTTGCAACATGGAAAATTTTGATCCTCTCGGCATCCATACAGGTGAGAGTATTGTGGTGGCTCCATCCCAAACCCTCTCGAATGACGACTACCAGTTGCTCCGAAACATCTCAATTAAACTGATCAGACATGTCGGAATTGTCGGTGAATGTAATGTCCAGTTTGCTCTCGATCCTCATTCTCAGGACTATCGCGTAATTGAAGTGAACGCCCGGTTAAGCCGTTCATCTGCACTGGCTTCAAAAGCAACTGGTTATCCGCTCGCATTTGTTGCCGCAAAACTTGCGCTCGGATACGGTCTGCATGAGCTTAAAAACTCGGTGACCAAGGTTACCTCGGCTCTTTTTGAACCCGCACTCGATTATGTCGTTGTTAAAATACCGAGATGGGATCTCGATAAATTTACCGGTGTCTCGAAAAAAATCGGCAGCAGCATGAAGAGTGTCGGTGAAGTCATGGCAATCGGAAGAACTTTCGAAGAGGCGATTCAAAAAGGTCTCAGAATGATCAGGCAGGCACGGCATGGATTTGTCGGTACAAGGGAGCCTGTAGAAAATCTCAACGAAATGTTGCTTGAACCGACCGACAGAAGAATTTTTTATCTGGCAGAAGCTTTTGAACGGGGATATCAGGTTGAGGATATCTATTCCCTCACTAAAATCGACAGATGGTTCCTCAGTAAATTAAAAAATATTTTTGATCTGAAAAATGAGCTTCTTGGATTTAATCAACTCCAGGAGGTGCCCGATGAACTTTTACGGTTGGCAAAAAGATTTGGTTTCAGTGATTTTCAGATCGCAAGATTTGTCCTAAAGAGCAGCGACAAAGAGATTGAAAAAGACCTTCTTCGGGTCCGTTACGAAAGGAAACGGAGGGGAATTCTTCCGGCTGTTAAACAGATTGACACACTTGCCGCCGAGTATCCCGCACAAACGAACTACCTGTACCTCACATATTCAGGCGATGAGCATGATGTTGTTTACGAAAATGACAAAAAAACGGTGATTGTTCTCGGATCGGGTGCTTACAGGATAGGAAGTTCGGTTGAATTCGACTGGTGCAGTGTATCAGCGCTTCAGGCAGCGCGGGCCGAGGGCTACCGCGCTGTGATGATCAATTACAATCCTGAAACTGTCAGCACTGACTATGACATCTGCGACCGGCTCTATTTCGATGAGCTCAGTTTCGAGAGGGTGATGGACATTATCGATCTTGAAGCCCCGTTTGGTGTCATTGTAAATTCGGGAGGTCAAATCCCCAACGGACTTGCAACCAGACTGAACGACCAGAGGGTGCCGCTTCTTGGAACCAGTGCCGAATCGATTGACCGGTCGGAAAACAGGCACAAATTCTCTCAAATGCTTGATGACCTTGGAATTGATCAGCCGAGATGGAAGGAACTTACTGCGATAGAGGATATCCACCGCTTTGCCGATGAAGTGGGCTTTCCGCTTCTGATAAGACCCTCATATGTCCTTTCGGGCTCTGCCATGAATGTTGTATCAAACAAAGAGGACCTCGAGTTTTTCCTGAATGAGGCGGCAACTGTTTCGAAGCAGTATCCCGTGGTGGTCTCTGAATTTATTGAAAATGCCAAGGAAATCGAGTTTGATGCCGTTGCCAGGGAGGGTGAAATCTTCGCTTATACGGTTTCCGAGCATGTGGAATTTGCAGGGGTTCACTCAGGGGACTCCACGATTATTTTCCCGCCACAAAAGATCTATGTGGAAACGAGCCGGTTGATAAAAAAGACAGCCCACAAAATCGCGAGGGAACTGAACATTACGGGTCCTTTCAACATTCAGTTCATCGCAAGGGATAATTATATCAAGGTGATTGAGTGCAATTTGAGGGCATCACGGTCGTTTCCGTTTGTTTCAAAAGTTCTAAAAGTAAATTTAATTGAACTTGCCACCCGGCTTGCATTGGGGGTTGATGTGAAAAAGCCTTCGAAGTCGGCATTTGATCTCGAGTATATCGGGGTGAAGGCATCCCAGTTTTCATTTCACAGGCTTGGAGGAGCAGACCCCGTGCTTGGGGTCGATATGACCTCCACAGGAGAGGTAGGTTGTATAGGTGATGATTTTTACGAGGCACTTCTAAAGGCAATGCTTTCAGTGGGGTACCGGCTCCCTGTGAAAAGAGTACTTCTTTCGACAGGACCTTTGAGGGATAAGGTGGAACTGCTTGAACCCTGTCGTACCCTCGCACAAAACGGAGTTGAACTGTTTGCCACCTCAGGTACTGCGGGATTTCTTAACGATCATGATGTTCCCTGTGCTGCAGTCGCATGGCCCGACGAAGAAGTGCATCCAAATTCACTCGATATGATAAAAGAGAAAAAATTTGATCTTATTGTGAACATTCCAAAGAATAATTCCCGCGATGAGTTGTATAATGACTATACAATTCGTAGAAGTGCGGTTGATTACAACATTCCGCTGATAACAAATGCAAGACTTGCTTCAGCATTCATTGAGGCATCTGCAAGGTATTCGATGGATGATATCGGCATAACGAGTTGGGATGAGTATAAATAATCATGCCGGTTGAACCTTGAACCCGCTTTCGGGTTCACAGTCCGGCACATGAATTTTAATCAAAAGAGGTAAAAATGTATAGTAAAAGCAAAACAGTGTTGATATTTTGTATCGCACTTTTAATCACAACCATGACCCTTGCTCAGGGTACTACCGATCTGACAATAAAGGGAAAACTGACCGGAAGTAACGGCAAACCGATGGTAAAAGCATTAATCTATGTTTTTGATGATGCCATGTCTTTCTACTCCGGTACGACTCCAACACCTGTTGGTGCCGATGGTTCGTTCGAGATAAAGTTGAAAAACCCGGCAATGTATTCAATTACATTTTGCGGGTTGGGACACAATTCATTCAATATAAGTATCCCGGCTTTCGATGTGAAAGGTGTTTCAGAAGTGGAAGTGAAGCTGGCAGCAGCAAAGCCTCTATTGAAAAAGAACTCTACAGGATTCAGATCGAACGCAGAAGCCGATTTTTTTGTGCCTTCCATGGTTCAACTTTCGCCTGACGGCAAGTTCCGTTACAAAGTGAACAAAAAACTCGATACACTGCTGGTACAGATTGTTCCGAAAGCATATTTTATGTCAACCGGCTTCGAGTATCCCGGGGCAAGCTATCTCGCCGACAGTACCGGCGGATTTCATACTGCATTTTTCAATGTGAAGCCCGGATTTGAGATAGTGCTCGATCCGGCGACACTTCCCAAAGTAACAGGTTACAACTCGTCTGAGATTAAATTTATCAGTGATCCTGCCGATTTGAAGACCATATATATGGCTGCGGACAAACAAAGTATAGAGTTCAGAGAAGACAATAAAAGACTTTTCGACTATTATTTTGATCTCTTCAAAAATTCGAAGAACAAGATTGCCCGTGATTTTGCAGCAATGAAATTGTATGAATTTAATACTCAGCCGGACTACCCGGTTTTAGAAAACA is drawn from Bacteroidota bacterium and contains these coding sequences:
- a CDS encoding DUF3078 domain-containing protein, translated to MRFYTTILILILVVSVRSQEKPDSMLYKWNPSLTAGLNFSQVSFSDWAKGGENAISWNTFANFGLTYKAEHWVFKNQLRVIYGRTQAGSQPNKQNENEIFMENVLARDIGWIFKFAASNTFLTQITTGYNYKLDPAPKISDFFDPAYITQGIGLLYDKSEYVQTRFDLAAREIVSNQYFLEADDPVTPEIEKFKFDLGLNSVTDLRIPVAENVLYVSKLSLFSPFRKLDIWDVRWESLLTAQVNKWLATNLSVVIVYDEDQIKRTQVRQAFQLGLVFSIL
- the carA gene encoding glutamine-hydrolyzing carbamoyl-phosphate synthase small subunit: MLGKLILEDGSEYTGTVFGAARSSAGETVFSTAVTGYTESLSDPSYSGQILTLTFPLIGNYGIPGKARLDNIAKFFESDKVQAAGLIVNNYSPEYSHWNAERSLSDWLEEYGVPGLTNIDTRALTKKIREKGSLLGKIVIDEEIPFFDPDKHDLLEKVSVETVDETGNGKYKIMLVDCGSKTNIIRCLLSRDATVIRVPWNHDFASEEYDGLFISNGPGNPKRAGVVIENLKKAFQKEKPVMGICLGHQLMSLATGADTYKMKYGHRSHNQPVLLYNTDKAFITSQNHGYVVDNPTIPDEWEHYFVNLNDGTNEGLRHRSLPFMSVQFHPEASSGPTDTEFLFDEFMKLVRRGKN
- the carB gene encoding carbamoyl-phosphate synthase (glutamine-hydrolyzing) large subunit — its product is MERGKMQIEKVLIIGSGALKIGEAGEFDYSGSQALKALKEEGIKTVLLNPNIATVQTSEDLADKIYFLPVTPWFVEEVIKKEKPQGILLSFGGQTALNCGVELYRNGILEKYGVQVLGTPVASIIETEDRELFANKLASIDIKTPKSFAVTTVDDAIKAAETIGFPLIIRAAYTLGGQGSGFCDDIASLREMADKAFSYSDQILVEESLKGWKEVEYEVVRDRYDNCITVCNMENFDPLGIHTGESIVVAPSQTLSNDDYQLLRNISIKLIRHVGIVGECNVQFALDPHSQDYRVIEVNARLSRSSALASKATGYPLAFVAAKLALGYGLHELKNSVTKVTSALFEPALDYVVVKIPRWDLDKFTGVSKKIGSSMKSVGEVMAIGRTFEEAIQKGLRMIRQARHGFVGTREPVENLNEMLLEPTDRRIFYLAEAFERGYQVEDIYSLTKIDRWFLSKLKNIFDLKNELLGFNQLQEVPDELLRLAKRFGFSDFQIARFVLKSSDKEIEKDLLRVRYERKRRGILPAVKQIDTLAAEYPAQTNYLYLTYSGDEHDVVYENDKKTVIVLGSGAYRIGSSVEFDWCSVSALQAARAEGYRAVMINYNPETVSTDYDICDRLYFDELSFERVMDIIDLEAPFGVIVNSGGQIPNGLATRLNDQRVPLLGTSAESIDRSENRHKFSQMLDDLGIDQPRWKELTAIEDIHRFADEVGFPLLIRPSYVLSGSAMNVVSNKEDLEFFLNEAATVSKQYPVVVSEFIENAKEIEFDAVAREGEIFAYTVSEHVEFAGVHSGDSTIIFPPQKIYVETSRLIKKTAHKIARELNITGPFNIQFIARDNYIKVIECNLRASRSFPFVSKVLKVNLIELATRLALGVDVKKPSKSAFDLEYIGVKASQFSFHRLGGADPVLGVDMTSTGEVGCIGDDFYEALLKAMLSVGYRLPVKRVLLSTGPLRDKVELLEPCRTLAQNGVELFATSGTAGFLNDHDVPCAAVAWPDEEVHPNSLDMIKEKKFDLIVNIPKNNSRDELYNDYTIRRSAVDYNIPLITNARLASAFIEASARYSMDDIGITSWDEYK
- a CDS encoding redoxin domain-containing protein; its protein translation is MYSKSKTVLIFCIALLITTMTLAQGTTDLTIKGKLTGSNGKPMVKALIYVFDDAMSFYSGTTPTPVGADGSFEIKLKNPAMYSITFCGLGHNSFNISIPAFDVKGVSEVEVKLAAAKPLLKKNSTGFRSNAEADFFVPSMVQLSPDGKFRYKVNKKLDTLLVQIVPKAYFMSTGFEYPGASYLADSTGGFHTAFFNVKPGFEIVLDPATLPKVTGYNSSEIKFISDPADLKTIYMAADKQSIEFREDNKRLFDYYFDLFKNSKNKIARDFAAMKLYEFNTQPDYPVLENIDEVMAAITPENAGWSRSFYGNRDIIESMEKEQQVKYLEKMFDYHGDDVKSYILYYFKEKPGIVSAEKYKEFYEKFKKTVTDEKYAYAINDLKPPVPMGEQKLLDFTVKMIDGKDFSPKQLSGKYFLIDFWGTWCMPCLAEIPAIEKAYSKYKAKGFEIISLAFGSPEEDFKNLRKTNPMPWLHALLSDADAENIGTLYNVEFIPKMLLVSPEGKIIANEETLRDGGLEKKLAEIYK